The genomic DNA AAGTGATATCTTCAATTTATATTAGTTTCATTTTTATAGTTAAAACATGAGTCTAGAGGTGTAATTTTTATTTAATGTTAACTAAATAAACTCAGATAATTTATGTATTACTAAAGAAATATTTTTAAATATCAAATTAAATATCAAAGGTTTTAGCTTTAATATTGGTTGACAATTAATTTATGGTTCTTTAGGTTGATTTAAATTAATAAAAGTTTGATGATAATTGAATATCATATACATAAAATTGATAAAAATAATTAAGTGGAGATTTAATGATGGATTATACATTTGATAAATTAGCTGAAGGTTTAACGGCAATAGTTTTATCTCCTGTGATTTTACCTATTGCTTCAGCTATAAAACAACCTATGGTTCAAAATACTATTAAAGATGGTGTTATTTTATCTGAAAATGTAAAATATGCTGTTCTAGAAATAGGTGAGATATGGGAAAAATTAATAACAGAAGTTAGAAAAGATAAATCGGACAGTTTTTCATACATAGATTATCCAAATGATAAAATTAATGGTAAATCAGCAGTTGCTAGGGAGTTGATAAATATTATCTCTGATTTGAATAATGATGTGGGGGTAATGACAAATGGTGTTATTGATATCAAGGTGATATTCCC from Okeanomitos corallinicola TIOX110 includes the following:
- a CDS encoding DUF5132 domain-containing protein — protein: MMDYTFDKLAEGLTAIVLSPVILPIASAIKQPMVQNTIKDGVILSENVKYAVLEIGEIWEKLITEVRKDKSDSFSYIDYPNDKINGKSAVARELINIISDLNNDVGVMTNGVIDIKVIFPLIIAGFALEQLLKKGLQLEEIPWYILAWFAFDIFTRLNFEDESQLNDLSINAVSIEFQEQYSNREREN